The Salvelinus namaycush isolate Seneca chromosome 28, SaNama_1.0, whole genome shotgun sequence genome contains a region encoding:
- the luzp1 gene encoding leucine zipper protein 1, translating into MSENKDITSRHLRHKLQSLGRRLDELEEATNKLQKSEDELLDLQDKIIQAEGSNSSMLGDVEALRKRLLRIEGKDEEVCKAEDLCRTVREKLEEEESLTKDLKSEIERLQRRMAELEKLEEAFGKSKSDCSQLCLNLNEEKNLTRKLSSELEALKARVMEVDASEVRLDRAEKFLAGELEQLKGLTQTFVSERKRLLEKQREDEKCILKLTEKLDCQKNRIGRADPSRTDLRDLRIEGDLSSGLTSKLGRKKSVDYLKLGDDVGLRNKSENEKNSLDGQEDNKVKELTQEVERLKNRLKQLELVEENLKNTESKNGELQEKFQQERSRSRALNDQVEKLRMQLCSGSSHGNGGLSSPAKVLENGKAENEEINVRGGFRQDKPKYRSAAAAEPGVPKYKSRELSPQHKRETKLRSKELSNSEESSPKSVRRALSPSHKSRRTPKTGASTASDNVVKEIGRRVEDKTTRGGAHTPVSTSLSDSKKVSVLNRYPPAANDQKPWKTSQKPSESESKKSQVDKFSRLNVGCDGESNNSVVVPESSSKSNTVSPPEKDASASDLVSVDLVQEAPPVSNLSQANGSYTAYKSHVSPLVSDHGSEGHSSASETESTGSRPSEPEPVSEVAALSSRTSNPPKYSRYSRLQDSQSEDSSTRSSIDEEQNRLLMAEGGSLEPTHTPAGIEVRRVCSPREALRSKAVIKPAIVEIDRKEVMISGVGAEFLTSNGKPKISTKPVLTTNKMTSSITIYPNDPSSSRTSSRSSSVSSEPPVKERHTSTSNIVIGPSEHRGSISIPYEISIPKSEITLRPSMDDPDETDQPGVLGKARAETHLRSQSSFSLQSTETISDFNNDTESGFGSSSSSTTTVTSWRSQHHGHHTSQDDGLPEMRNLTVRSTWRNRGAASVDEPGQGARLDGVGSEDEVESATTWRAYRATTVLDKEEKVNATGASTSRAAKPSPAELYMRRIKNSVVTTRDIAEPVRRSKSSLSPTEGVMQRSIPHEPVSSQELTPRQTQPMAADNTNPSSWSRRTRAAPGDLGTYERERVRSSRPDLGASRGTGTTASRPELWSSRGQAGHAERMTGRGNRPWSNRQTDN; encoded by the coding sequence ATGTCTGAAAACAAAGACATAACGAGTCGCCACCTGCGGCACAAGCTGCAAAGCCTGGGACGACGGTTGGATGAGCTTGAGGAGGCCACCAACAAGCTCCAGAAGTCTGAAGATGAGCTGCTGGATCTGCAGGACAAGATCATCCAGGCAGAGGGCAGCAACTCCTCCATGCTGGGCGACGTAGAGGCGCTGCGCAAGCGGCTGCTGAGGATTGAAGGCAAAGATGAGGAGGTGTGCAAGGCAGAGGATCTCTGCCGCACAGTGAGGGAGaaactggaggaggaggagagcttgACCAAGGACCTAAAGTCTGAGATTGAGCGCCTGCAGAGAAGGATGGCTGAGCTGGAGAAGTTGGAAGAGGCCTTCGGCAAGAGCAAGTCAGACTGCAGCCAGCTGTGCCTCAATCTCAACGAAGAGAAGAACCTGACCCGGAAGCTCTCCTCTGAGCTTGAGGCCCTCAAGGCCCGTGTGATGGAAGTGGATGCATCAGAGGTAAGGCTGGACCGGGCTGAGAAGTTCCTGGCAGGGGAGCTGGAGCAGCTCAAGGGCCTCACTCAGACTTTTGTGAGTGAGAGGAAGAGGCTCCTGGAGAAGCAAAGGGAGGATGAGAAGTGTATACTAAAACTGACAGAAAAGCTGGATTGTCAGAAGAACAGGATTGGCCGAGCAGATCCCAGCCGCACAGACTTGAGGGACCTCCGCATTGAAGGTGACCTCTCATCTGGCCTGACTAGCAAGCTAGGGCGCAAGAAGAGCGTGGACTACCTGAAACTGGGCGATGACGTTGGGCTAAGGAATAAGTCAGAAAACGAGAAGAACAGCCTTGATGGCCAggaagacaacaaagtcaaggaactCACCCAGGAAGTTGAGAGGCTGAAGAACCGGCTGAAGCAACTGGAACTGGTGGAGGAGAATCTCAAGAACACAGAGTCAAAGAACGGAGAGCTGCAGGAGAAGTTCCAACAGGAGAGGTCCCGCAGCCGAGCCCTCAACGATCAGGTGGAGAAGCTTAGAATGCAGCTGTGCAGTGGCAGCAGTCACGGCAATGGAGGGCTTAGCAGTCCAGCAAAGGTCCTTGAGAATGGCAAGGCAGAGAATGAAGAGATCAATGTCCGGGGTGGTTTCAGGCAGGACAAGCCTAAGTACAGGAGTGCTGCAGCTGCAGAGCCAGGCGTCCCCAAGTACAAGAGCAGAGAGCTGTCCCCGCAGCACAAGAGGGAGACCAAGCTGAGGAGCAAAGAGCTGAGCAACTCTGAGGAAAGTTCTCCGAAGTCTGTCAGGAGGGCACTCAGTCCTTCACACAAGAGCAGGAGGACACCAAAGACTGGAGCCTCAACTGCCTCTGACAATGTAGTGAAAGAAATAGGGAGAAGGGTGGAGGACAAAACAACAAGGGGAGGAGCCCATACTCCTGTTAGCACGTCTTTGAGTGACAGCAAGAAGGTCTCGGTTCTTAATCGCTACCCTCCAGCAGCTAATGACCAGAAGCCATGGAAGACATCTCAGAAACCAAGTGAGAGTGAAAGCAAAAAGAGCCAAGTGGATAAGTTTTCTAGATTGAATGTTGGTTGTGACGGTGAGTCAAACAATTCTGTTGTGGTGCCTGAAAGCTCAAGCAAGAGCAACACAGTCTCCCCTCCTGAAAAGGATGCTTCTGCGTCTGACCTGGTGTCTGTGGACCTGGTTCAAGAGGCTCCTCCAGTGTCAAACCTCTCACAGGCCAATGGGTCGTACACTGCCTACAAGTCCCATGTGTCCCCGCTGGTCAGTGATCATGGGTCTGAGGGTCACTCTTCAGCCTCTGAGACTGAATCCACTGGGTCCAGGCCCTCAGAACCAGAGCCTGTGTCTGAGGTGGCAGCACTGAGTAGCAGAACCTCCAACCCTCCCAAGTACTCTAGATACTCTCGCCTACAAGACTCCCAGTCAGAGGATTCCTCCACCAGGAGCTCTATTGACGAGGAGCAGAACAGGCTGTTAATGGCAGAAGGAGGATCTCTGGAGCCCACTCACACCCCAGCAGGGATAGAGGTCCGCAGGGTCTGCAGCCCACGGGAGGCCCTGAGGTCAAAGGCAGTCATCAAGCCGGCCATTGTGGAGATTGATAGGAAGGAAGTTATGATATCCGGAGTCGGGGCAGAGTTCTTGACCTCCAATGGCAAGCCCAAAATCTCCACGAAACCTGTCCTGACCACCAACAAGATGACCAGCAGCATCACTATCTACCCCAACGATCCCAGCTCTTCCAGGACCAGCAGCCGCAGCAGCAGTGTATCCAGCGAGCCACCAGTCAAGGAACGCCACACGTCCACTAGCAACATTGTCATCGGGCCCAGTGAGCACAGGGGGAGCATCTCCATCCCCTATGAGATCTCCATTCCCAAGAGTGAGATCACCCTCCGGCCATCCATGGATGACCCGGACGAAACAGATCAACCAGGGGTGCTAGGGAAGGCCCGTGCGGAGACGCACCTACGCTCCCAAAGCAGCTTCAGCCTCCAGTCAACGGAGACCATCTCAGACTTCAACAACGACACAGAGTCAGGTTTCgggagcagcagtagcagcactaCCACCGTCACCAGCTGGAGGAGCCAACACCACGGCCACCACACCTCCCAGGACGATGGTCTCCCAGAGATGAGAAACCTGACTGTGCGGAGCACCTGGAGGAACAGGGGGGCGGCATCCGTGGACGAGCCTGGCCAGGGAGCCAGGCTGGATGGGGTGGGTTCTGAGGATGAGGTAGAGTCGGCCACCACGTGGAGGGCGTACCGCGCCACCACTGTCCTGGACAAGGAGGAGAAGGTTAATGCCACAGGGGCCTCAACATCACGGGCAGCCAAGCCATCGCCAGCAGAGCTGTACATGCGCAGGATTAAGAACAGTGTGGTGACCACCAGGGACATTGCAGAGCCGGTGCGCCGGAGCAAGAGCTCTCTGTCACCAACTGAGGGAGTTATGCAGAGGAGTATCCCTCACGAGCCTGTCAGTTCTCAGGAGCTCACACCCCGGCAGACACAACCCATG